A stretch of Brassica napus cultivar Da-Ae chromosome C6, Da-Ae, whole genome shotgun sequence DNA encodes these proteins:
- the LOC106406161 gene encoding uncharacterized protein LOC106406161 isoform X2, giving the protein MIVKANAGTVTNFEVLDLLNSKGASKDTTRVMGLKDKVSSSEYKVYDYLMETAASTQTRESVTKFSDKCKDFKLVKAEILNIINLRPSSDVELTPIIEKPDEREIDTEGILELVQQLLPPLPTLESEQEETENAEQEETAV; this is encoded by the exons ATGAT AGTGAAGGCAAACGCAGGTACAGTAACAAACTTCGAGGTGCTTGATTTGCTTAACTCAAAAGGTGCATCAAAGGATACTACAAGAGTTATGGGCCTTAAGGATAAAGTTTCTAGCTCAGAGTACAAG GTCTATGATTATTTGATGGAGACTGCTGCTTCCACTCAGACGCGAGAGAGTGTTACCAAATTCTCTGACAAGTGCAAAGATTTTAAGCTTGTTAAAGCTGAGATTCTCAATATCATCAATCTCAGGCCATCTTCTGATGTTGAATTGACGCCG ATCATAGAGAAGCCTGATGAACGTGAAATCGACACAGAAGGGATACTAGAGCTCGTGCAGCAGCTGCTACCGCCTCTTCCTACACTGGAAAGCGAACAAGAGGAAACAGAGAACGCTGAACAAGAGGAAACTGCAGTTTAA
- the LOC106403518 gene encoding uncharacterized protein LOC106403518: MESPSSSSMGGTDILTNFSERSSSSSSSSSSSSEEDNADDDDDGCVDDWETLADALEAEKENEKEKLLHESIKKQENVAHSASSVGVGDAASRAWRQDDDHRPQGLPNLAKHLSFPELDKRFSTVSIPSSCPICYEDLHFTDSCFLPCPCGFRLCLFCHKTISDGDGRCPGCRKPYERIIAETSLENGGLTVRLTRSSSMFCRF; the protein is encoded by the coding sequence ATGGAGTCACCTTCAAGCAGCTCCATGGGAGGTACTGATATACTCACTAACTTCAGTGAGAGAAGTAgcagtagtagtagtagtagtagcagCAGCTCTGAAGAGGACAAtgcagatgatgatgatgatgggtGTGTAGATGATTGGGAAACTCTCGCTGATGCATTAGAAGCTGAGAAGGAGAATGAGAAAGAGAAACTCCTTCATGAGTCAATCAAGAAGCAAGAGAATGTTGCACATTCAGCTTCTAGTGTGGGTGTTGGAGATGCAGCATCACGAGCTTGGAGACAAGATGATGATCATCGTCCTCAGGGTTTACCTAATCTGGCCAAGCATCTTAGTTTTCCGGAGCTTGACAAGCGTTTCAGCACTGTGTCGATACCCTCTTCATGTCCTATTTGTTATGAAGACTTGCACTTTACGGATTCATGTTTCCTCCCATGTCCGTGCGGGTTCAGGCTCTGTCTTTTCTGCCACAAGACTATTAGCGATGGAGATGGGCGTTGTCCTGGATGCAGGAAACCATATGAACGGATCATAGCTGAGACTAGTCTTGAAAATGGTGGTTTAACAGTTCGGTTGACTCGTTCCTCTAGCATGTTTTGcaggttttag
- the LOC106406161 gene encoding uncharacterized protein LOC106406161 isoform X1, whose product MNQNSMLMFCRVKANAGTVTNFEVLDLLNSKGASKDTTRVMGLKDKVSSSEYKVYDYLMETAASTQTRESVTKFSDKCKDFKLVKAEILNIINLRPSSDVELTPIIEKPDEREIDTEGILELVQQLLPPLPTLESEQEETENAEQEETAV is encoded by the exons atgaatcaaaattcGATGTTGATGTTTTGCAGAGTGAAGGCAAACGCAGGTACAGTAACAAACTTCGAGGTGCTTGATTTGCTTAACTCAAAAGGTGCATCAAAGGATACTACAAGAGTTATGGGCCTTAAGGATAAAGTTTCTAGCTCAGAGTACAAG GTCTATGATTATTTGATGGAGACTGCTGCTTCCACTCAGACGCGAGAGAGTGTTACCAAATTCTCTGACAAGTGCAAAGATTTTAAGCTTGTTAAAGCTGAGATTCTCAATATCATCAATCTCAGGCCATCTTCTGATGTTGAATTGACGCCG ATCATAGAGAAGCCTGATGAACGTGAAATCGACACAGAAGGGATACTAGAGCTCGTGCAGCAGCTGCTACCGCCTCTTCCTACACTGGAAAGCGAACAAGAGGAAACAGAGAACGCTGAACAAGAGGAAACTGCAGTTTAA
- the LOC106406160 gene encoding protein NRT1/ PTR FAMILY 3.1 produces the protein MEEQSKNKISEEEKQLHGKRSRPKGGLITMPFIFANEICEKLAVVGFHANMISYLTTQLHLPLTKAANTLTNFGGTSSLTPLLGAFVADSFAGRFWTITFASIIYQIGMTLLTISAILPTLRPPPCKGEEVCVVADTAQLSVLYIALLLGALGSGGIRPCVVAFGADQFDESDPNQTTKTWNYFNWYYFCMGAAALVAVTVLVYIQDNVGWGLGLGIPTVAMFLSVIAFVGGFKLYRHLDPSGSPFTRLIQVAVAAFRKRKLMMVSDPTLLYTNDEIDAPISLGGILTHTKHMSFLDKAAIVTEQDNLKPGQIPNPWRLTTVHRVEEFKSVIRMGPIGASGILLITAYAQQGTFSLQQAKTMNRHLTKSFQIPAGSMSVFTTVAMLSTIVFYDRVLVKIARKFTGLERGITFLHRMGIGFVISIIATLVAGFVEIKRKSVAIEHGLLDKPHTMVPISFLWLVPQYSLHGIAEAFMSIGHLEFFYDQAPESMRSTATALFWMAISIGNYVSTLLVTLVHRFSAKPDGSNWLPDNNLNRGRLEYFYWVITVLQAVNLVYYLWCAKIYTYKPVQVHHIKEDTSPVNNELQLSNKN, from the exons atggaGGAGCAGAGCAAGAACAAGATCAGTGAGGAAGAAAAACAGCTTCATGGGAAACGAAGTAGACCAAAGGGAGGATTGATTACTATGCCATTCATCTTTG CTAACGAGATATGTGAGAAGTTGGCGGTGGTTGGGTTTCACGCAAACATGATAAGCTATCTAACAACACAGCTTCACCTTCCCTTAACCAAAGCAGCCAACACTCTCACTAACTTCGGGGGAACTTCGAGTCTCACTCCTCTCCTCGGTGCCTTTGTCGCCGACTCCTTCGCCGGCCGCTTTTGGACCATCACGTTCGCTTCGATCATCTACCAAATA gGGATGACACTACTGACCATATCAGCAATACTTCCGACGCTAAGGCCACCACCATGTAAAGGAGAAGAGGTTTGTGTAGTAGCAGACACAGCACAGTTGAGTGTACTGTACATAGCtcttcttcttggagctctCGGGTCGGGTGGGATCCGACCTTGTGTTGTTGCTTTTGGTGCGGATCAGTTTGACGAGTCGGATCCTAACCAAACTACAAAAACATGGAACTACTTCAACTg GTACTACTTTTGCATGGGAGCAGCAGCATTAGTGGCGGTgacggtacttgtgtacatccaAGATAACGTTGGGTGGGGTTTAGGTTTGGGCATCCCGACAGTAGCTATGTTCTTATCCGTTATTGCTTTTGTCGGCGGCTTCAAGCTTTACCGTCATTTGGATCCATCGGGTAGTCCATTTACCCGTTTGATCCAAGTGGCAGTCGCAGCTTTCCGCAAAAGGAAACTGATGATGGTTTCTGATCCTACTCTTCTATATACGAACGATGAGATTGATGCTCCTATCTCCTTAGGTGGTATACTCACCCACACCAAACACATGAG TTTCTTGGACAAAGCAGCTATAGTAACAGAGCAAGACAATCTAAAACCGGGTCAAATCCCAAACCCATGGAGGCTAACCACAGTCCACCGGGTCGAAGAATTCAAATCCGTGATCCGAATGGGCCCAATCGGAGCCTCCGGTATTCTCCTAATCACAGCCTACGCCCAACAAGGAACCTTTTCTCTCCAACAAGCCAAAACCATGAACCGGCATTTAACCAAATCATTCCAAATACCGGCCGGTTCGATGTCGGTTTTCACAACCGTCGCCATGCTCTCAACAATCGTCTTCTACGACCGCGTCCTCGTCAAAATCGCCAGAAAATTCACCGGACTCGAGCGAGGCATCACGTTCCTCCACCGCATGGGAATCGGATTCGTGATCTCGATAATCGCAACGCTCGTCGCCGGATTCGTTGAGATCAAACGCAAAAGCGTCGCGATTGAGCACGGACTTTTGGATAAACCGCACACGATGGTCCCGATCTCGTTTCTCTGGCTGGTTCCTCAGTACAGTCTCCACGGAATCGCCGAGGCTTTTATGTCGATCGGGCATTTGGAGTTCTTCTACGACCAAGCGCCGGAGAGCATGAGGAGTACGGCGACGGCGCTGTTCTGGATGGCGATTTCGATCGGGAACTATGTGAGCACTTTGCTCGTGACGTTGGTTCATAGATTCAGCGCTAAACCGGATGGAAGCAATTGGTTACCGGATAACAATTTGAACCGAGGGAGGCTTGAGTATTTTTACTGGGTGATCACTGTGTTACAAGCGGTTAACCTCGTGTATTATCTTTGGTGTGCCAAGATTTACACGTATAAACCGGTTCAGGTGCATCATATCAAAGAAGACACTAGTCCGGTTAATAATGAATTACAATTATCCAATAAAAATTGA
- the LOC106403516 gene encoding uncharacterized protein LOC106403516: MFDCPIPDGYDARLVRPSLEGAFKELGYSGPVSITAFGDHTQTPKRHLQTLSSTGIDVAHATLGVISSRIFDDLMEWRGRITTPATMMIISDGVEELIAKLQQRIKFNLFWAYSCRPWTMSVVLTSAEWLWDSLLAVSATKRHVLRDCSASVVESTGMFYCKLCYTKRTLLDKFIKHLSSKKHLSQEGCITDRRRRSKKLRLSWLRASFFFLMIPL, from the exons ATGTTTGACTGTCCTATTCCCGACGGTTATGATGCTCGTCTGGTCCGTCCTAGTTTGGAAGGAGCTTTCAAGGAACTAGGCTACTCTGGTCCTGTCTCCATCACTGCCTTTGGCGACCATACACAAACCCCTAAACGCCACCTTCAAACCCTCTCTTCCACTGGAATCGATGTTGCACATGCCACTCTTg GAGTCATATCTTCTCGCATCTTTGATGATTTGATGGAATGGCGAGGTCGTATTACTACTCCGGCTACAATGATGATCATATCGGATGGGGTTGAAGAACTTATTGCCAAGCTACAACAACGAATCAAATTCAACCTGTTTTGGGCTTATTCTTGTAGGCCTTGGACAATGTCAGTCGTGCTCACTTCTGCTGAGTGGCTCTGGGATAGCTTACTTGCAG TTTCAGCGACAAAACGACATGTTCTTCGGGACTGTAGTGCAAGTGTTGTTGAATCTACCGGAATGTTTTATTGCAAACTGTGCTACACTAAGCGCACACTCCTGGATAAATTCATTAAGCATCTTTCGAGTAAAAAACATCTCTCTCAA GAGGGGTGTATTACTGATCGTCGTCGACGTTCCAAGAAGCTGCGACTGTCCTGGCTCAGggcaagtttttttttcttaatgataCCTTTATAA